The following are encoded together in the Pedobacter steynii genome:
- a CDS encoding LolA family protein, translating to MKKIVLSLLVTAGFACASYAQTDARAKAILADVSKKYRSYDVVKTDFTFVLDNPQAKIKETQQGTLIVKAKTNKYRVAMTNQELISDGKNQWTYLKEDKEVQLTNADNSGDALNPAKIFTVYEKGFKYNYTGESKVGGKVYQMIDLAPVDVTKSYFKIRLGIDKTAKQVGSVVIFDKSGNKYTYNVKKIVSNVKVPESTFAFDTKKYPGVEVVDLR from the coding sequence ATGAAAAAGATTGTATTGTCACTATTGGTTACGGCAGGTTTTGCCTGTGCATCTTATGCGCAGACGGATGCCAGGGCCAAAGCTATATTAGCCGATGTAAGTAAGAAGTATCGTTCATATGATGTGGTGAAAACTGATTTTACTTTTGTTCTGGATAACCCGCAAGCTAAAATTAAAGAAACCCAGCAGGGAACATTAATTGTGAAAGCAAAAACAAATAAGTACAGGGTAGCCATGACCAACCAGGAACTGATTAGTGATGGTAAAAATCAATGGACTTATCTGAAAGAGGATAAAGAGGTTCAGCTGACTAATGCCGATAATAGCGGAGATGCTTTGAATCCTGCGAAGATATTTACTGTTTATGAAAAGGGCTTTAAATACAATTATACCGGGGAGTCTAAAGTAGGGGGGAAAGTTTATCAAATGATTGATCTTGCACCTGTAGATGTTACAAAATCCTATTTTAAAATTCGCCTGGGAATTGATAAAACGGCCAAACAGGTTGGAAGCGTGGTGATTTTTGATAAAAGCGGAAATAAGTACACCTATAACGTAAAGAAGATTGTATCTAATGTTAAAGTACCTGAAAGTACCTTCGCTTTTGATACTAAGAAATATCCGGGAGTAGAAGTTGTAGACTTGAGATAG
- a CDS encoding MBL fold metallo-hydrolase: MKVTFLGTGTSQGIPVITCNCAVCQSTDHRNKRLRVSVLLEMGDKTIVIDSGPDFRYQMLRANVKDLDAILYTHEHKDHVAGLDDIRPFNYLLKKNIDIYATERVQQALKREFSYIFAEVHYPGLPQIDMHTISDEIFKIGKTSIIPLNIMHYKLPILGFRVHDFTYITDAKTISEETIEKIKGTKVLVVNALQHEEHISHFTLKEAVDFAQKIGAEMTYLTHISHNLGLHEEVENELPKNIKLAYDGLSIFCE, translated from the coding sequence TTGAAAGTTACATTTTTAGGTACAGGTACTTCCCAGGGCATTCCTGTCATCACTTGCAATTGTGCGGTTTGCCAGTCTACAGATCATAGAAATAAGCGTTTAAGGGTTTCTGTCTTACTGGAGATGGGAGATAAGACGATCGTTATTGATAGCGGACCTGATTTCAGGTATCAGATGCTGCGTGCTAATGTAAAAGACCTGGATGCCATTCTTTATACACATGAGCATAAAGATCATGTGGCTGGTTTGGATGACATCAGACCATTCAATTATCTGTTAAAGAAAAACATCGACATCTATGCCACTGAACGGGTTCAGCAGGCGCTGAAAAGAGAGTTTTCCTATATTTTTGCGGAGGTGCATTATCCTGGTTTGCCGCAAATTGATATGCATACCATCTCGGATGAGATTTTTAAAATTGGCAAAACAAGTATCATTCCATTGAATATCATGCATTATAAATTGCCAATCCTTGGTTTTAGAGTTCATGATTTCACCTATATCACGGATGCAAAGACAATTTCTGAGGAAACAATAGAGAAAATTAAAGGAACCAAAGTGCTGGTCGTAAATGCATTACAGCACGAAGAGCATATTTCTCATTTTACATTAAAAGAAGCAGTTGACTTTGCCCAAAAGATTGGAGCAGAGATGACTTACCTGACTCATATCAGCCATAATTTAGGACTACATGAAGAGGTAGAAAATGAATTGCCGAAAAATATAAAATTAGCTTACGATGGTTTGAGTATATTCTGCGAATAA
- a CDS encoding winged helix-turn-helix transcriptional regulator — protein sequence MKDIKKRSDCPISSSLDIWGDKWSLLIVRDLMFSTQCTYGDFLKSDEKIATNILANRLQMLEVNGIITKQEHPESKAKVLYRLTHKGIDLLPIMIEISLWADKYFTLPVERKEMLVEVKKDKEAFIKGKTKELLKDRH from the coding sequence ATGAAGGATATAAAAAAGAGGTCTGATTGCCCTATAAGTAGCTCGCTGGATATCTGGGGAGACAAATGGTCATTGCTTATCGTTAGAGATTTAATGTTCTCAACGCAATGTACTTATGGCGATTTCTTAAAATCGGATGAAAAAATAGCTACTAATATTTTGGCAAACCGATTACAAATGTTAGAAGTGAATGGAATAATTACTAAACAAGAGCATCCCGAAAGCAAAGCAAAAGTATTATATAGGCTAACTCACAAAGGGATTGATTTACTTCCCATAATGATCGAAATAAGCTTATGGGCTGATAAATATTTTACGCTGCCGGTAGAAAGAAAAGAAATGCTTGTAGAAGTAAAAAAAGATAAAGAGGCTTTTATAAAGGGAAAAACAAAAGAATTATTGAAGGATAGACATTAA
- a CDS encoding SDR family oxidoreductase — translation MKTTGNTIFISGGSAGIGLAIAKKFNAAGNKIIINGRNEERLQSALKELDNAVAIQGDLSVQADRIDIAKQLKSNYPNTNIIINNAGAAFLNDLSDSNGNSAEKAYQEINTNYISVIDFTALTLPLLLQQEEAAIVNVSSIAVFRSNKYLPTYSASKAALHSYTQGLRDTFSENEGLNVYELYPPLVNTEFSAEIGGANGIPASEVADELFAALAKDQFEVPVGDTKKIHALVAHVTEQVSH, via the coding sequence ATGAAAACAACAGGAAATACCATATTTATAAGTGGTGGAAGCGCTGGAATTGGCTTGGCTATTGCTAAAAAATTTAATGCAGCCGGCAACAAAATTATTATCAATGGACGTAATGAAGAGCGTCTTCAAAGTGCCTTGAAAGAGTTGGACAATGCAGTTGCTATACAAGGAGATTTATCGGTACAAGCAGACAGGATAGATATTGCGAAACAATTAAAAAGTAATTATCCCAATACCAACATCATCATAAATAATGCTGGTGCCGCTTTTCTGAACGATTTAAGTGATAGTAATGGCAACTCAGCAGAAAAAGCTTACCAAGAAATCAACACCAATTACATTAGTGTTATTGATTTTACGGCTTTGACTTTACCCCTGCTTTTGCAACAAGAAGAGGCCGCAATCGTAAATGTTTCCTCAATAGCTGTATTTAGGTCCAACAAATATCTGCCTACTTACTCAGCTAGCAAAGCTGCGTTGCACAGTTATACACAAGGATTAAGAGATACATTTTCTGAAAACGAAGGCCTAAATGTGTATGAACTTTATCCACCTCTGGTAAATACTGAATTCTCCGCAGAAATTGGTGGAGCGAATGGAATTCCAGCATCTGAAGTGGCAGATGAGTTATTTGCTGCTTTGGCAAAGGATCAGTTTGAAGTTCCTGTAGGTGATACTAAAAAAATACATGCGTTAGTAGCCCATGTTACAGAACAGGTTTCCCATTAA
- a CDS encoding SDR family oxidoreductase — translation MDLKGKTILITGGGSGIGLEAAKQFLEIGAKVIITGRNKSRLDAAKKAYPMLIAIQSDAGNEDDANALFDKVNELGGIDILYNNAGVGVPPKNLGISNDDHYKGATYEMEVNYLGVIRLNNLFMEMLKSRQESAIINTTSILSIVPSLIEATYSASKTALAFYTKSLRAHLWILGASVKVFELLPPLVDTDMVADRDDKKISPEKLVKGLINGLRKDHYTIRIGDTKLVYIFNRLFPKLTFGLINPKKINAELKP, via the coding sequence ATGGACTTAAAAGGAAAAACAATACTCATCACAGGTGGTGGATCGGGCATAGGATTGGAAGCCGCAAAACAATTTTTGGAAATCGGAGCAAAGGTCATCATTACAGGTAGAAACAAGAGTAGGCTTGACGCCGCTAAAAAAGCATATCCAATGCTGATTGCTATCCAGAGTGATGCGGGAAATGAAGATGATGCTAATGCTCTTTTCGACAAGGTTAATGAACTGGGCGGCATTGATATTCTTTATAACAATGCAGGCGTTGGTGTTCCGCCAAAAAATTTAGGCATTTCAAATGATGACCATTATAAAGGAGCCACATATGAAATGGAGGTCAATTATCTGGGAGTTATCCGTCTAAACAATCTTTTTATGGAAATGCTCAAATCAAGGCAGGAAAGTGCGATTATCAATACCACTTCCATTCTCAGTATTGTACCCTCATTGATTGAGGCTACATATTCGGCATCAAAAACTGCATTGGCATTTTACACAAAATCATTGAGAGCACATCTATGGATCCTGGGAGCTAGTGTAAAGGTTTTTGAACTGTTACCACCGTTGGTTGATACAGATATGGTGGCAGATAGAGATGATAAAAAAATAAGTCCTGAAAAACTGGTAAAGGGATTAATAAATGGACTTAGGAAAGATCACTACACTATTCGTATTGGCGATACAAAACTAGTCTATATATTCAATCGTTTATTTCCAAAACTGACATTTGGCCTGATTAATCCGAAGAAAATAAATGCAGAATTAAAACCCTAG
- a CDS encoding NADP-dependent oxidoreductase, producing the protein MKAFAIKKYDKKGVLQLTDIPVPDLKEDEVLIEIHASGLNLLDSKIKSGEFKLILPYKLPLILGHDVAGVITRVGTRVTQFKVGDEVYSRAADFHIGTLAEYIAINEDDVALKPSNITMEEAASVPLVALTAWQALVEKAKVKKGQKVFIQAGSGGVGTIAIQLAKHLGAIVATTASEKSFVMLKQLGADILIDYKKEDFGAILKDYDMVLHSQDNKALEKSLRILRPGGKVISISGPPTPDFAKTIGAPWFVKAIVSLTSLGIRKKARKLDVDYSFLFMRAEGKQLQEISKLIEQQMIKPVVDKVFSFDQTNEALEYVESGRAKGKVVVKVK; encoded by the coding sequence ATGAAAGCATTCGCGATAAAAAAATACGATAAAAAGGGGGTTCTACAGCTTACTGATATTCCTGTTCCAGACCTAAAAGAGGATGAAGTACTGATAGAGATTCATGCCTCTGGTCTTAACCTGCTCGATTCCAAGATAAAGTCTGGGGAATTCAAGTTGATATTGCCTTACAAGTTACCACTTATTTTGGGACATGATGTAGCGGGAGTAATTACCCGGGTGGGAACGAGGGTAACTCAGTTTAAGGTCGGTGATGAAGTCTATTCCCGAGCTGCCGATTTCCACATTGGCACCTTAGCCGAATATATTGCCATTAATGAGGATGATGTAGCGCTTAAACCCAGCAACATCACCATGGAAGAGGCCGCGTCGGTTCCGTTAGTGGCTTTGACCGCATGGCAGGCGCTGGTAGAAAAAGCCAAGGTCAAAAAAGGCCAGAAAGTATTTATTCAGGCGGGATCAGGGGGAGTAGGCACAATTGCCATTCAGCTGGCGAAACACCTTGGTGCAATAGTAGCTACGACTGCAAGTGAAAAAAGTTTCGTCATGTTAAAGCAACTCGGAGCAGATATTTTGATTGACTACAAGAAAGAAGATTTTGGAGCAATCCTGAAAGATTATGATATGGTGTTGCACAGTCAGGATAACAAGGCGCTTGAAAAATCCTTACGGATATTAAGACCGGGAGGAAAGGTAATTTCGATTTCAGGACCACCCACGCCAGATTTTGCCAAAACAATTGGAGCCCCTTGGTTTGTGAAGGCCATTGTTTCGCTGACCAGCTTGGGTATCCGCAAAAAAGCTAGAAAACTAGACGTAGACTACTCATTTCTGTTTATGAGGGCGGAAGGTAAACAGTTACAAGAGATTTCCAAACTGATCGAACAGCAGATGATAAAGCCTGTTGTGGACAAAGTGTTTTCATTTGATCAGACGAATGAGGCCTTGGAATATGTGGAAAGTGGCCGTGCCAAGGGAAAGGTGGTTGTTAAAGTAAAATAA
- a CDS encoding LytR/AlgR family response regulator transcription factor, giving the protein MFLDIQMGKQTGFDVLKLLPRRNFEVIFVTTYDQYGIQAVKFAALAYLLKPIDIEELIVKSWLKEDGGMLLLMSGEKVPISKPNKDTVKQALQQL; this is encoded by the coding sequence GTGTTCCTGGATATTCAAATGGGCAAGCAAACAGGTTTTGATGTACTAAAATTACTTCCAAGACGTAATTTCGAAGTTATTTTTGTTACCACTTACGACCAATACGGGATACAAGCTGTAAAATTTGCTGCCTTAGCTTATCTTTTAAAACCTATTGATATTGAAGAGTTGATTGTAAAAAGCTGGTTGAAGGAAGATGGTGGCATGCTACTCTTAATGTCTGGAGAAAAAGTACCCATTTCTAAGCCTAACAAGGACACCGTAAAACAAGCATTGCAACAACTCTAA
- a CDS encoding DoxX family protein codes for MKNYNHLSQLYLRIALGIGFIVPVLDRFGVLGAPGTPNIGWGNWDNFISYTHTLLPFMERSGANVMGAIATLAELLFGIMLIIGLKTRLVAFCSFLLTLSFALCMAIFLGIKAPLNYSVFAVSAGCLLLSTVQVFGWSLDDYFSNRKLKS; via the coding sequence ATGAAAAATTATAATCACCTTTCTCAGCTATATCTGAGAATAGCATTAGGTATCGGTTTTATTGTTCCTGTTTTAGACCGGTTTGGAGTTCTGGGAGCTCCGGGAACTCCGAATATTGGTTGGGGCAACTGGGATAATTTTATATCCTACACGCATACCTTATTACCTTTCATGGAGAGATCGGGAGCAAATGTGATGGGGGCAATTGCAACGCTGGCAGAGCTGCTTTTTGGAATAATGCTGATTATCGGTCTGAAAACACGATTGGTTGCTTTCTGTAGTTTTTTGTTGACATTGAGCTTTGCCCTATGCATGGCTATATTTCTGGGAATTAAGGCCCCTTTGAATTATTCTGTATTCGCCGTTAGCGCAGGCTGCCTTTTATTGAGCACAGTTCAGGTTTTTGGCTGGAGCCTGGATGACTATTTTTCAAATCGAAAATTGAAAAGTTAA
- a CDS encoding YceI family protein — protein MKKLFLLAVVLSTTLFAFKAVAPATWEADTSHSKLGFVITHLLITDVEGSFKNFQSTLTSSKPDFSDAVVELTADVNSVNTDNDKRDEHLKGADFFDAAKFPKLSFKSTSVKKVSANKFKVNGNLTFHGVTKPITLDATLRGVTTNPMSKKATAGFKVTGTIKRADFGFGTKYANAMLSDEVTLNANTEFVKK, from the coding sequence ATGAAAAAGTTATTCTTATTGGCCGTAGTTCTAAGTACTACTCTTTTTGCTTTCAAAGCAGTTGCGCCTGCTACCTGGGAAGCTGACACCTCACATTCAAAATTAGGTTTTGTGATTACCCACTTATTAATCACTGATGTAGAAGGATCTTTCAAGAACTTCCAGTCTACACTGACTTCTTCAAAACCCGATTTCTCTGATGCTGTAGTAGAACTAACAGCAGATGTAAACTCAGTAAATACAGACAATGATAAAAGAGATGAGCATCTAAAAGGTGCAGATTTCTTTGATGCTGCAAAATTTCCAAAATTATCATTTAAAAGCACTTCAGTGAAGAAAGTTTCTGCCAATAAGTTCAAAGTGAACGGAAACTTAACTTTCCATGGTGTGACTAAACCGATCACTTTAGATGCAACATTAAGAGGAGTAACTACTAATCCTATGTCTAAAAAAGCAACTGCAGGTTTCAAAGTTACCGGTACAATCAAACGAGCTGATTTCGGATTTGGAACTAAATATGCAAATGCCATGTTAAGTGACGAGGTAACATTAAATGCAAATACTGAATTCGTAAAGAAATAG
- a CDS encoding SDR family NAD(P)-dependent oxidoreductase: MNNTTYTLITGASSGLGKEFSIQCAAMGMNIIMIALPGSHTDLLAAQLTREYEVEVKVLEFDLTDSRLLVEKLNELMTEFDITFLINNAGIGGTVAITESSLESIDKIIQLNVRGTVLVTQTLLPHLLKHKKSHILNISSMAAFTPIAYKTVYPASKAFISSFSLGLREELHHTGVSVSVVYPGPIMTNSGVSTRIVEQGMKGRIGLLTTTEIVMTSLRQALAGKGIIIPGFWNRISHRLMSMLPTETKLRIVSDAVKKEMAVS; encoded by the coding sequence ATGAACAATACAACATACACCCTGATTACGGGTGCCAGTTCAGGATTGGGAAAAGAATTTTCCATCCAGTGCGCCGCAATGGGAATGAATATCATCATGATTGCACTTCCTGGGAGTCATACCGATCTGCTTGCCGCCCAGTTAACGCGGGAGTATGAAGTGGAGGTTAAAGTGTTAGAATTTGACCTGACAGATAGCCGCTTATTGGTTGAAAAACTAAACGAACTTATGACTGAGTTTGATATCACCTTTTTAATTAATAATGCGGGGATTGGAGGGACAGTTGCCATCACGGAAAGCAGTTTAGAATCTATTGATAAAATTATCCAGCTCAATGTAAGGGGAACAGTTCTGGTTACCCAGACACTTTTACCTCATCTTTTGAAGCATAAAAAAAGCCATATCCTGAACATTTCCAGCATGGCTGCTTTTACACCAATAGCTTACAAAACGGTGTATCCCGCTTCAAAGGCTTTTATCTCCTCTTTTTCATTGGGACTCAGGGAAGAATTACACCATACAGGAGTATCGGTCAGTGTCGTCTATCCGGGGCCAATTATGACCAACTCTGGGGTATCCACCAGAATTGTAGAACAGGGAATGAAGGGAAGGATAGGACTGCTCACCACAACTGAGATTGTGATGACCTCGCTCAGGCAGGCATTGGCAGGAAAGGGAATTATCATTCCGGGTTTTTGGAATCGGATCAGTCATCGCCTGATGAGTATGCTTCCTACAGAAACGAAACTTAGAATTGTATCGGACGCAGTTAAAAAGGAAATGGCGGTTAGCTGA
- a CDS encoding NAD-dependent epimerase/dehydratase family protein yields MKKVLITGANGFLGSNVARELFRKGYEVKLMIRPSADVSVIADIPSEVFYGDISEEAEVMKAMEGCNFVVHTASVTEQWAVTFKEYERVNVTGTKNVVKACLAHQVERLIHVSTANTIGPGNENKPGTELNSFTLLNVNSGYISSKYIAQQYVLEQVEKAKLPAIIINPTFMIGPYDAKPSSGKLILHGMNKRIVFYPPGGKNFVHINDVCTGIISALEMGKIGDCYLMAGENLTYKEFFSLLNKVSGQRSKLIRIPEFVLKIAGIIGTLSGIFSPVSRKLNYSSAYMLCLYNYYSGNKSERELLLKYTPIENAIDNALKWFRENDYC; encoded by the coding sequence ATGAAAAAAGTACTGATTACCGGGGCTAATGGCTTTTTAGGGTCAAATGTTGCAAGAGAGCTATTCCGGAAAGGATATGAAGTTAAACTGATGATCCGTCCTTCTGCAGATGTTTCTGTAATTGCGGATATCCCCTCAGAGGTTTTTTATGGAGATATCAGTGAGGAAGCGGAGGTTATGAAAGCCATGGAAGGCTGCAATTTTGTGGTCCATACTGCCTCCGTAACAGAACAGTGGGCAGTGACTTTTAAGGAATATGAAAGGGTAAATGTAACAGGAACAAAAAATGTGGTGAAGGCTTGTCTGGCACATCAGGTAGAGCGGTTAATTCACGTTAGCACGGCCAATACAATTGGTCCGGGAAATGAAAACAAACCGGGTACAGAACTGAATTCTTTTACCCTGCTGAATGTAAATTCAGGATACATTAGTAGCAAGTATATTGCACAACAGTATGTTTTGGAGCAGGTAGAAAAAGCAAAATTGCCTGCAATCATTATCAACCCGACCTTTATGATCGGGCCATATGATGCGAAGCCAAGTTCTGGTAAACTGATTCTGCATGGAATGAATAAACGTATAGTCTTCTATCCTCCGGGAGGAAAGAATTTTGTACACATCAATGATGTATGTACTGGAATTATCAGTGCTCTGGAGATGGGTAAGATCGGTGATTGTTATCTGATGGCCGGAGAAAACCTAACTTATAAAGAGTTTTTCAGTTTATTAAATAAGGTATCGGGTCAACGGTCAAAGCTGATAAGAATCCCTGAATTTGTTCTTAAAATCGCAGGAATAATAGGTACATTGTCGGGAATATTCAGTCCTGTGTCCCGAAAACTGAATTATTCCTCTGCCTATATGCTGTGTTTATATAACTACTATTCCGGTAATAAGTCTGAAAGAGAGTTGTTGCTGAAATATACCCCTATAGAAAATGCAATAGACAATGCTTTAAAGTGGTTCCGGGAAAATGATTATTGTTAA
- a CDS encoding sensor histidine kinase, which translates to MDKFTYAMFLKMNATRMESVFQSKWFVYGLRIFILYLFSVVFKSFDLTFPHNFGTFLFRGQAFSLMYVVFGLLVWEGAIALAKLIERSTLKVHVSKRLVLLCLTLVIYGLLVSLLFGLSYSLFDIVLFHRYDAWKSFSSLSYDLYFGIFIFYLLLLGYNGIVFYYKNWKESQLNTERLMRENIQAKYDVLKSQIDPHFFFNSLSVLTNLVYKSPDLSAEYITQLAKSYRYILDKKFENLVPIQTELEFLESYSFLIRIRHQSSIEFDIHINENIKYIGMIPPATLQMLVENAVKHNRFSANDPLHIRIRDEGNVLVVTNDLRKRSVVQNSIGLGLDNIGKRYELTGEKRIEVIETKELFIVKIPIITTHEDYHI; encoded by the coding sequence ATGGACAAGTTTACCTATGCCATGTTTTTAAAGATGAATGCAACCAGAATGGAATCTGTTTTTCAAAGCAAATGGTTTGTCTATGGGTTGAGAATTTTTATTTTATACCTGTTTAGTGTTGTTTTTAAGTCTTTTGACCTGACATTCCCTCATAATTTCGGTACCTTCCTCTTTAGAGGCCAGGCTTTTAGTTTAATGTATGTGGTTTTTGGATTGCTGGTCTGGGAAGGAGCAATCGCACTTGCAAAACTGATTGAAAGAAGTACCTTAAAAGTGCATGTTTCCAAACGCTTAGTGCTTTTATGCCTTACGCTTGTAATTTACGGACTGCTGGTTTCGCTTTTATTCGGATTGTCCTATTCCCTTTTTGATATCGTTTTATTCCATCGTTATGATGCCTGGAAGAGTTTCAGCTCCCTGAGTTACGACCTTTATTTTGGTATTTTTATATTCTATCTCCTGTTGCTGGGGTATAATGGCATTGTATTTTACTATAAGAACTGGAAGGAGTCACAGTTGAATACGGAAAGGTTAATGCGCGAAAATATTCAGGCCAAGTATGATGTGTTAAAAAGTCAGATTGATCCACATTTCTTTTTTAATTCTTTAAGCGTGCTTACCAACCTGGTCTATAAAAGTCCGGATCTTTCGGCTGAGTATATTACACAACTTGCCAAAAGCTATCGCTATATTCTGGATAAGAAATTTGAAAATCTGGTTCCCATCCAAACCGAACTTGAATTTCTGGAGTCTTATTCTTTCCTGATCAGAATCAGGCATCAAAGTAGTATTGAATTTGATATACACATCAATGAAAATATAAAGTATATTGGTATGATTCCGCCGGCAACTTTGCAGATGCTGGTAGAAAATGCGGTTAAGCACAATCGTTTTTCTGCCAATGACCCACTACACATCCGCATCAGAGATGAAGGCAATGTTTTAGTGGTCACAAATGACCTGAGGAAAAGATCTGTTGTTCAGAATTCTATTGGGTTGGGCCTGGATAATATTGGCAAGCGGTATGAACTGACCGGAGAAAAAAGAATAGAAGTTATAGAAACAAAAGAGCTGTTTATTGTCAAAATTCCTATCATAACGACTCATGAAGATTATCATATTTGA
- a CDS encoding LytR/AlgR family response regulator transcription factor, whose product MKIIIFEDEKHNAERLIHLLQQCVPSLEVLAVIESIEEGLSWFASPVHTADLIFMDIQLSDGNCFEMFDQVDIRIPIIFTTAYDSFALQAFKVYSVDYLMKPIDIKDLKRALEKYAYFKLPPEPAINISRLAEEFFKRENTRFIGKINNQLVYVKAKDIAYIHFSDGLTWATTISNQKTPLDYSLDQIEKMLDKNLFFRINRKLIVHIDAIKKITTYYNSRLVIQLFPLIDAEAIISRERVSSFKSWLEGQTQSP is encoded by the coding sequence ATGAAGATTATCATATTTGAGGATGAAAAACACAATGCGGAGCGTTTGATTCATTTGTTACAGCAATGTGTTCCCAGCCTGGAAGTACTTGCGGTTATAGAATCTATTGAGGAGGGATTAAGCTGGTTCGCCAGTCCGGTTCATACAGCCGATTTGATTTTTATGGACATCCAGCTTTCTGATGGCAATTGTTTTGAGATGTTTGATCAGGTAGATATCAGGATTCCCATTATATTTACGACTGCTTATGATAGTTTTGCCCTTCAGGCATTTAAGGTATATAGCGTGGATTATCTGATGAAGCCAATAGACATCAAGGATTTGAAAAGAGCCCTTGAAAAGTATGCGTACTTTAAACTGCCACCAGAACCGGCTATAAATATATCCAGACTTGCAGAAGAGTTCTTTAAGAGGGAGAATACCCGGTTTATTGGTAAAATCAACAACCAATTGGTATATGTCAAGGCAAAGGACATTGCTTATATCCATTTTTCTGATGGACTGACCTGGGCAACGACTATCAGCAATCAAAAGACGCCCCTTGACTATTCCCTGGATCAGATAGAAAAGATGTTGGATAAGAACCTGTTCTTCCGGATCAATAGAAAGTTGATCGTTCATATTGATGCCATTAAAAAGATTACCACCTATTATAACAGCAGATTAGTCATTCAATTGTTTCCACTTATAGATGCAGAAGCGATTATCAGTAGAGAAAGAGTAAGCAGCTTTAAAAGCTGGCTGGAAGGGCAAACACAATCACCCTGA